TCAGCAGGGTGTTAACTTCTCCAGTCGGTCTACTGGTTGAGAAGCATACACGCGAGTGTCTATACAGATTTAAACTAAAGTAATCTTAGTTTAAAAGAGGCGATTCGCGGTTGTCAACCAAGTTACCAAACGGTAATGCTAACCTTTATAGAGAAACAGTTCGCATTTGTCTTGAACGGTTACTAACGCAGTGCTATTTTAGTTTATACCTCAAAACTTTGCTTGCAGCCATCTTCTTCATGGCTGTTCACTATAAAATGGTAGTCCTCAGTTACCTTCGGTCATTCTATTGTCTCTTTACTCTGTCCTTACGCCTCTAACGAAATCCTGACGCCACGGAGGGCGCCATGAAGCTGAAAATTGTCTACGCTGAAGACCATCAACTCGTCCAACAGGGCATAACTCATCTACTACAGAAAAACTCGGAATATGAAATCGTGGCCGCCGCCCACGATGGCGCTCAGGCATTGCGTCTTTGCGATCAGTTTCAACCCGACATCCTGCTGCTCGATCTCATCCTGCCCAAACTGAATGGTCTGGAGGTGATCCGACAGGTCAAGGCGCGCAGCCCCAAGATCGCCATCGTGGTGCTCACGATGCAGACAAATATCTCTTACGTCCTCGAAGCGCTCAAATCGGGCGCGAAAGGCTACATCCTGAAAGATTCTGCCTGGGAGGAGCTGCTCGATGGGCTTCGTACCGTGGCCAAGGGGCAGCGCTTTCTCTGCAAGGCGCTCTCCCAAAAAGCGATCGAGGCCTTGGTGGAGCATCCGCCCAAGGAAGAGGGTAACGTGATGGATACGCTGACGATGCGCGAGCGTATGGTGTTGGACATGGCGGCCAATGGCGCCTCGGCGGGGGAAATCGCGCAACACTTGGGTATCAGCCCTCGAACGGCGGAGACGCATCGTGGCAACCTGATGAAGAAGCTGGGGCTGCACTCCCAGACCGATCTGGTCCGTTTTGCCATCCGCCACCAGCTGATCGAGCTCTGAGTCCAAGGCTATTTCCGCTCTGGAATTTACCTCTCCCGTATAACCGCAACCGGCATGGTTGCGGTTTTTTACGTTTAAGCACCGTCTCTTTAGTTTTGTCGCTGATTTCCCAAGAGGCCGATTTTAAACCGTTTGTCACCAAAGTTAAACTGGCGTTTAATAAAAACGTAATTTTTCCATGCGTAAAACGTTATTAAGGATCTCGATATATTTGCAAAATGCTTTGTA
Above is a genomic segment from Verrucomicrobiota bacterium JB022 containing:
- a CDS encoding response regulator transcription factor is translated as MKLKIVYAEDHQLVQQGITHLLQKNSEYEIVAAAHDGAQALRLCDQFQPDILLLDLILPKLNGLEVIRQVKARSPKIAIVVLTMQTNISYVLEALKSGAKGYILKDSAWEELLDGLRTVAKGQRFLCKALSQKAIEALVEHPPKEEGNVMDTLTMRERMVLDMAANGASAGEIAQHLGISPRTAETHRGNLMKKLGLHSQTDLVRFAIRHQLIEL